The Brasilonema sennae CENA114 genome includes a region encoding these proteins:
- a CDS encoding tRNA (cytidine(34)-2'-O)-methyltransferase — translation MPQVVLVNPLIPPNTGNIARTCAATGTELHLVGPLGFEISDRYLKRAGLDYWPYVKLHYHESLEAFKSAHQARGGRLLGFSVRGSCNYLDFHFQPNDWLLFGSETTGLPLDLTSACDVTLYIPMNEPNVRSLNLSVSVAVGLFEARRQLGL, via the coding sequence ATGCCCCAGGTCGTTTTAGTTAACCCGCTTATTCCTCCCAATACAGGTAATATTGCTCGCACCTGTGCTGCCACAGGCACTGAATTACATTTAGTAGGACCTTTGGGCTTTGAGATTAGCGATCGCTACCTCAAAAGAGCTGGTTTAGATTACTGGCCTTATGTCAAACTGCACTATCACGAATCTCTGGAAGCTTTTAAGTCCGCGCATCAAGCACGTGGCGGAAGATTATTAGGTTTTAGCGTCAGAGGTAGTTGCAACTACCTGGATTTCCACTTTCAACCGAATGATTGGTTGCTCTTTGGTTCTGAAACCACTGGCTTACCACTTGATCTCACATCAGCTTGTGATGTTACTCTCTATATTCCTATGAACGAACCAAATGTTCGCAGCTTAAATCTATCTGTGAGTGTAGCAGTGGGTCTTTTTGAAGCTCGTCGTCAATTGGGGTTATAG
- the gshA gene encoding glutamate--cysteine ligase, which produces MLLKGFEIEMYTGTPSGDIVGLSDKIVGSLDGFVREPDSRNVEYITPPLQNYEQLLCALLRPRLELRNFIKQLGDYTLIPGSTLSLGGGDRFFRSDPTNPYHDYIEQTYGTKVVTASVHINVGISDPEVLMRACRVIRVEAPLFLALSASSPFLNGKATGYHSTRWGVFPQTPSHVPLFESHAHHIKWVENQLIAGTMQNVRHLWASVRPNGDRRPYDLNRLELRICDLVTDPIALLAIAALVEARLLQVINNPSIDPLTQSSFTPDELISLTYANETAAATSSLEAQLQHWQDGRSILARDWISEIYQDVWAIAKQHGFACFLSPLQKILREGNEAQQWLQLHALGLSERHVLTQAIDATRECEVELEDKLCSSSVA; this is translated from the coding sequence GTGCTATTAAAAGGCTTTGAAATTGAGATGTACACTGGGACGCCCAGTGGTGATATAGTCGGACTCTCCGACAAGATTGTTGGATCTTTGGATGGATTTGTCCGAGAGCCGGATAGTCGAAACGTAGAATATATCACTCCACCGTTACAGAATTACGAACAGCTTTTATGTGCCTTGTTGCGTCCTCGGCTTGAACTTAGAAACTTCATCAAGCAATTAGGTGATTACACGCTGATTCCAGGAAGCACTCTGTCCTTAGGAGGAGGCGATCGCTTTTTTCGCTCAGATCCAACAAACCCCTATCATGACTACATTGAGCAAACATACGGTACCAAGGTTGTCACCGCTAGCGTTCACATTAATGTAGGCATTAGCGATCCAGAAGTCTTAATGCGGGCGTGTCGGGTTATAAGGGTAGAAGCACCCTTGTTCCTTGCCTTGAGTGCATCATCTCCGTTTCTGAATGGCAAAGCAACTGGTTATCATTCCACACGCTGGGGTGTTTTTCCGCAAACGCCTTCTCATGTACCTTTATTTGAAAGCCACGCCCATCACATTAAATGGGTGGAAAATCAACTGATCGCTGGAACAATGCAAAATGTTCGTCATCTTTGGGCGTCAGTTCGACCAAATGGCGATCGCCGCCCTTATGATTTGAATCGTTTAGAACTACGAATTTGCGATTTAGTCACAGATCCAATTGCTTTACTGGCGATAGCAGCTTTAGTAGAGGCACGTTTATTACAAGTTATCAATAATCCCTCTATCGATCCATTAACCCAAAGCAGCTTCACCCCAGACGAACTTATTTCCCTAACCTATGCCAACGAAACTGCAGCGGCGACTTCCAGTCTTGAGGCTCAACTTCAGCATTGGCAAGATGGTAGGAGTATTTTAGCCAGAGATTGGATTAGTGAAATATATCAAGATGTTTGGGCGATCGCTAAGCAGCATGGCTTTGCCTGTTTCCTTTCACCATTACAAAAAATCTTGCGTGAAGGTAACGAAGCTCAACAATGGTTACAACTGCACGCACTTGGCTTGAGTGAAAGACACGTTCTCACTCAAGCTATTGACGCAACAAGAGAATGCGAAGTTGAACTAGAAGATAAATTGTGTTCATCTTCGGTTGCTTAG
- a CDS encoding peptidoglycan DD-metalloendopeptidase family protein yields MKRALKKKARTELENTPADDVPVEPIDAVNPKVNQCQVPTTAVMIGLAISMGATSFLVTRQSDQAAAAEALGNQYTASTIPVYNNLEAKFASTNKLDSQAISSVSLPESPTVVEPTAISQLTEQKAKWQVGTSKTSVQSSASVGVANSLTTAQAQQTTAWEKNNFQQSRKLGAQTLSNADGIINLQTVSSQSAQPETVEARNTEELEVNAQLKAQQEFARNQLQEESDRLRKSLTQWHSEQTKDLSQQASTSLVQPMTVAGKMSQTSTITGTSQLNTTSDVSRARLMSNLNQQSEVQVLAIPASTVATPVAVTQTATAVYEVKPGDTIGDIANDYGISVLELIKANNLNNPHQLKISQKLSIPVAQNPTTAQPSVATKLSGVGASGTSNISQTSAKALIANNSSVTVPTSVVGNSQFQSYVQSTTNLAENTITNSQSSDSITYYGVGGDAPLPRVVTEAQLAQVPTSTKTKQVKNNQRLRSLQLEIERLREKYRSQEAGNTVVSDPNEANDAPVTVPGTSQNDGAVPISVPRPNNSAVQIPVSEQNKAGIAIPVPRPMAPNYGSRPGNPALLPNQAIVRPSTGVDASRALGSMQGKTVYPQLPPLAAVDRYLPRAIDENTPGPSTSTTAYMWPAKGTLTSGYGWRWGRMHKGIDIANSVGTPIYASADGVVQKAGWNSGGYGNVVDIVHLDGSMTRYGHNSKILVQAGQQVHQGQTIALMGSTGFSTGPHSHFEIHPTGKDAVNPIAFLPRQQARL; encoded by the coding sequence TTGAAACGAGCATTAAAGAAGAAAGCGAGGACTGAGTTGGAAAATACCCCAGCAGATGATGTTCCGGTGGAACCAATAGACGCAGTAAATCCAAAGGTTAACCAATGTCAAGTGCCAACAACAGCTGTAATGATTGGCTTGGCAATATCAATGGGAGCAACCAGCTTTTTGGTGACTCGACAAAGCGACCAAGCTGCAGCGGCAGAAGCGTTAGGTAACCAATATACAGCCTCAACAATTCCTGTTTATAATAATTTGGAGGCGAAATTTGCTTCCACTAATAAACTAGACTCACAAGCCATCTCATCAGTGAGCTTGCCAGAAAGTCCTACAGTAGTTGAACCAACAGCAATTTCACAGCTAACTGAACAAAAAGCAAAATGGCAAGTTGGAACAAGCAAGACCTCAGTGCAAAGCTCAGCATCAGTCGGAGTTGCAAATTCACTGACAACAGCACAAGCACAACAAACCACTGCTTGGGAAAAAAACAACTTCCAACAGTCCAGAAAGCTGGGAGCACAAACACTCTCTAATGCTGATGGTATTATTAATTTGCAAACTGTGTCTTCCCAATCTGCTCAACCAGAAACAGTAGAAGCTAGAAACACAGAAGAACTAGAAGTAAATGCTCAACTAAAAGCCCAGCAAGAATTTGCCCGAAACCAATTACAGGAAGAATCAGATCGCCTCAGAAAAAGTTTGACTCAATGGCACTCTGAACAAACTAAAGATTTATCACAACAAGCATCGACTAGCTTAGTACAGCCAATGACAGTGGCAGGGAAAATGTCCCAGACAAGTACTATCACTGGTACATCGCAGTTGAATACGACTAGCGATGTTAGCAGAGCAAGGCTCATGTCAAATTTAAACCAACAATCAGAGGTGCAGGTGTTAGCAATACCAGCTTCAACAGTAGCTACACCAGTAGCGGTCACACAAACAGCAACTGCAGTATATGAAGTCAAGCCAGGAGATACAATAGGAGATATCGCCAACGATTATGGCATTTCAGTCCTAGAACTCATAAAAGCTAATAATCTTAACAATCCTCATCAGCTGAAAATCAGCCAAAAACTGTCCATTCCAGTGGCGCAAAACCCCACTACTGCTCAGCCATCTGTCGCAACAAAACTGAGTGGTGTTGGAGCCAGTGGTACTAGCAACATTAGCCAAACAAGTGCAAAAGCACTCATTGCCAACAACAGCAGTGTTACTGTTCCAACATCAGTAGTTGGGAATAGCCAGTTTCAGTCATACGTTCAATCGACAACTAATTTAGCAGAAAATACTATTACAAATAGCCAGTCTTCTGACTCTATCACATATTATGGTGTTGGTGGTGACGCTCCATTGCCAAGAGTTGTTACAGAAGCTCAATTGGCACAAGTACCAACTTCTACAAAAACAAAACAGGTAAAAAATAATCAACGTCTGCGCAGCTTGCAATTGGAAATCGAAAGATTACGGGAAAAATACCGTTCTCAGGAAGCTGGTAATACAGTTGTGTCAGATCCAAATGAAGCTAATGACGCGCCAGTTACAGTTCCTGGTACCAGTCAAAATGATGGTGCGGTGCCAATTTCTGTTCCCAGACCAAATAACTCAGCAGTGCAAATACCTGTAAGTGAACAGAACAAAGCTGGAATTGCGATACCCGTTCCCAGACCAATGGCTCCGAACTATGGTAGCAGACCAGGTAACCCAGCACTATTACCAAATCAAGCAATAGTAAGACCTTCCACAGGCGTTGATGCTTCTCGAGCCCTTGGCTCTATGCAGGGAAAAACAGTTTATCCACAGTTACCACCTTTAGCAGCAGTGGATAGATACCTGCCAAGAGCAATTGACGAGAATACACCCGGCCCATCCACCTCTACTACAGCTTATATGTGGCCTGCAAAGGGAACTCTAACCTCTGGCTATGGCTGGCGCTGGGGAAGAATGCACAAGGGAATTGATATTGCTAACTCAGTTGGTACGCCGATCTACGCATCAGCTGACGGTGTTGTACAAAAGGCAGGTTGGAACAGTGGTGGCTATGGCAATGTTGTGGATATCGTCCATCTTGATGGCAGCATGACTCGCTATGGTCACAATAGCAAGATTTTGGTTCAGGCTGGTCAACAGGTACACCAAGGCCAAACAATTGCTTTAATGGGCAGCACTGGCTTCAGTACTGGTCCTCATAGCCACTTTGAAATCCATCCAACTGGCAAGGACGCAGTCAACCCAATAGCTTTCCTTCCACGACAACAAGCACGTCTGTAG
- a CDS encoding amylo-alpha-1,6-glucosidase, with amino-acid sequence MVDLDTREWLLTNGLGSFASGTVSDIRTRSYHGWLFAATNPPSGRTLLLSHLEASLELSDRVVALGTNFWGSCQIEPKGYELLRLFDLNPVPKWIWGEDDWQLTRRLVMPYGLVRQRGLGGFPHERLPNPEGVEKVGQSTEASPDSLTPTSPPFHFCHRMLVQYRYEGTQTAILKLRLLIGDRDFHHQQKVIPELQFSQLLGQQQVCLQAISSHNFGTPWHLRWTQGNYQPDPFWYLDYKLPEETLRGLGDREDLYSPGYLTVTLSPGDAVTMDARVGFPNELETPLTCETFTELVEAEQQRLSQVFGWENWQSEAKEDNTLISSSSSPTPSHLWRRLLQAADQFIVYRASIAGPSVIAGYHWFNDWGRDTLIALPGLTLTPQRFELAKGLLQTFGRYCSHGLIPNAFPDADGEPFYNSIDAALWWIETLGLYLEATQDWQFLVEQYPVVQQIYKAFIGGTRYNIQADVTDGLVSWYAPAVALTWMDAVVDGQPVTPRRGKPVEINALWYSALCWASRWAEILSEHEAMVDRGRLAKQALRYTELAQQVKASMQQYWNPQLGYLYDVIEPDDLRNSQIRPNAVLALSLSHCAFSQQQGQKILALACSCLLTPYGLRSLAPTDPEYIGKYKGNPEKRDRAYHQGTVWSWLIGPFIRGWERFYPGLPLPFDWQPLLKHFLSDACLGSISEIFEGDQPHTPRGAVAQAWSVAEVIRHLKNY; translated from the coding sequence ATGGTGGATTTAGATACAAGAGAATGGTTACTGACTAATGGCTTAGGAAGTTTTGCCAGTGGTACAGTTTCTGATATCCGCACTCGCAGTTATCATGGCTGGTTGTTTGCCGCGACTAACCCGCCTTCTGGGCGTACTCTGTTGCTTTCGCACCTAGAAGCTAGCTTAGAACTATCAGATCGGGTTGTGGCATTGGGGACAAATTTCTGGGGCAGTTGTCAGATAGAGCCAAAGGGCTACGAACTGCTGCGCCTTTTTGATCTTAACCCAGTTCCAAAGTGGATATGGGGTGAAGACGACTGGCAGTTGACTAGACGTTTGGTGATGCCGTATGGATTGGTGAGGCAGCGCGGTCTTGGGGGTTTCCCCCATGAGCGACTGCCGAACCCCGAAGGGGTGGAAAAAGTAGGGCAAAGCACAGAAGCAAGCCCTGACTCGCTCACTCCCACATCTCCCCCATTTCATTTTTGCCATCGTATGTTGGTTCAATATCGCTATGAAGGTACACAAACGGCGATATTGAAGCTGCGACTGCTTATAGGCGATCGCGACTTCCACCATCAACAAAAGGTGATTCCAGAATTACAGTTCTCGCAATTGCTGGGACAACAGCAAGTCTGCCTGCAAGCAATAAGTTCTCACAATTTTGGAACACCTTGGCACTTGCGCTGGACGCAAGGAAACTATCAACCAGATCCATTTTGGTACTTGGATTATAAACTTCCCGAGGAAACTCTGCGGGGGTTGGGCGATCGCGAAGACCTCTATAGCCCTGGTTACTTAACAGTTACACTCAGTCCAGGGGATGCGGTGACAATGGATGCACGAGTGGGTTTTCCGAATGAACTGGAAACTCCCCTGACTTGTGAAACCTTTACCGAACTTGTCGAAGCAGAGCAACAGCGCCTGTCTCAAGTTTTTGGGTGGGAAAATTGGCAAAGTGAGGCAAAGGAAGATAATACTCTTATATCTTCCTCATCTTCCCCAACTCCATCCCACCTCTGGCGGCGACTACTACAAGCTGCCGATCAGTTTATTGTTTATCGTGCTTCTATTGCTGGTCCGAGCGTGATTGCTGGATATCACTGGTTTAATGACTGGGGGCGCGATACCTTAATTGCCTTACCAGGGTTGACTCTTACTCCACAGCGTTTTGAGTTGGCAAAAGGACTGTTGCAAACTTTTGGACGTTACTGTTCTCATGGTTTAATTCCTAATGCATTTCCTGACGCGGATGGTGAACCGTTTTATAACAGTATTGATGCAGCACTATGGTGGATTGAAACTTTAGGGCTTTACTTGGAAGCGACGCAAGACTGGCAGTTTTTGGTAGAGCAATATCCAGTGGTGCAGCAAATCTACAAAGCTTTCATTGGAGGGACACGCTATAATATCCAGGCCGATGTTACCGATGGGCTAGTTAGTTGGTATGCTCCTGCTGTAGCTCTGACCTGGATGGATGCGGTAGTGGACGGGCAGCCTGTGACTCCCCGTCGTGGTAAGCCAGTGGAAATTAATGCTCTATGGTATTCAGCGCTATGTTGGGCAAGTCGGTGGGCAGAAATTTTGAGTGAACACGAAGCTATGGTTGACCGTGGGCGTCTTGCTAAGCAGGCTTTGCGTTACACTGAGCTAGCACAACAAGTGAAAGCTTCTATGCAACAGTACTGGAATCCTCAACTGGGTTATTTGTACGATGTGATTGAGCCAGATGATCTAAGAAATTCTCAGATTCGCCCAAATGCCGTTTTAGCACTTTCGCTTTCACATTGTGCGTTCTCTCAACAGCAAGGGCAAAAAATCCTTGCTCTTGCTTGTTCTTGCTTACTCACTCCTTATGGTCTTCGCAGTCTGGCACCAACAGATCCAGAATACATTGGCAAATATAAGGGAAACCCAGAAAAACGCGATCGCGCTTATCACCAAGGTACGGTATGGAGTTGGTTGATTGGTCCTTTCATTCGTGGTTGGGAGCGTTTTTATCCGGGACTTCCATTGCCTTTTGATTGGCAACCCCTGCTAAAACACTTTCTATCTGATGCCTGTCTTGGATCTATTTCCGAAATTTTTGAGGGTGATCAGCCGCACACACCAAGAGGAGCAGTAGCTCAAGCTTGGTCTGTTGCTGAAGTCATTCGACATTTGAAGAACTATTGA
- a CDS encoding transposase — MARSSTKSFITEVPLKVNSKQESELLARFQAGRQVYNACLNEAMKRLELMRNSESYKVANKISRAKKKERSNTFRKVCEQFRYSEYDLHSFATKTSNAAKWIAQKVDSNTQQKLATRAFKASERVLVGRAREVRYKVPSRFRSMEGKSNKTGIRWKDDCLVWGKLVLQPIIDPSNPVIRHGLESTVKYVRLLWRILNGKRRWYAQLVNEGEPYQKSQNYVVDGLIGLDLNISNIAYVGDDHAGLLPFAELVPTFQKEITELQRKMQRSQRANNSDFFEPNFEAKRGRKTVVNKGKVKKGVKKAKAKWNKSSNYLKAANKKRELERRKAAYAKTQNRRVVNEILRHGKHIKTENVSVRGWQKRYGKAISAKSPGFVQSELLRKAENAGGTVIKFSTQKTALSQTHLDGTRIKKALSQRVHRDVTGISDHHRDLFSAFLSRYVSQDALILQDAQDEYLGAAAFGGKLPPKTCLLEPILLEAYQQRITREQVSKSESTQIDSPSERVSNEPLTTSQVVNKDEKLDGDVA, encoded by the coding sequence GTGGCTCGGAGTTCAACTAAATCGTTCATTACAGAAGTGCCGTTAAAGGTAAATAGTAAACAAGAATCAGAATTATTGGCTCGTTTTCAAGCGGGTAGACAAGTTTATAATGCTTGCTTGAATGAAGCGATGAAGCGATTGGAGTTAATGCGCAACTCCGAGTCATACAAGGTAGCGAACAAGATATCTAGAGCAAAAAAGAAAGAGCGCAGCAACACTTTTAGAAAAGTTTGTGAACAGTTTCGGTATTCTGAATACGACTTGCATTCATTTGCGACGAAGACAAGTAATGCAGCAAAGTGGATTGCCCAAAAAGTTGATTCAAACACTCAGCAAAAACTTGCAACCCGCGCGTTCAAAGCGAGTGAGCGTGTTTTGGTAGGGCGTGCTAGAGAAGTACGGTACAAAGTGCCAAGCCGATTTCGTTCAATGGAAGGCAAGTCCAATAAGACTGGCATCAGATGGAAAGATGATTGTTTGGTATGGGGCAAGCTTGTCCTGCAACCAATCATTGACCCATCCAACCCAGTTATTCGACATGGTCTGGAATCAACTGTTAAATATGTCCGGCTGTTATGGCGTATTCTGAATGGAAAGCGGCGTTGGTATGCTCAACTTGTCAATGAAGGTGAACCATACCAGAAGTCTCAAAACTATGTTGTTGATGGGTTGATTGGTCTTGACCTCAACATAAGCAATATTGCATATGTAGGAGATGACCATGCTGGTTTATTGCCATTTGCCGAGCTTGTCCCGACTTTTCAAAAAGAAATAACCGAGTTGCAACGTAAGATGCAGCGTTCCCAACGTGCTAACAATTCCGACTTTTTTGAACCAAACTTTGAAGCAAAAAGAGGGCGTAAAACCGTTGTAAACAAAGGAAAAGTCAAAAAGGGAGTCAAGAAAGCTAAGGCGAAATGGAACAAATCCAGCAACTACCTTAAAGCTGCCAACAAGAAACGTGAATTAGAACGTCGCAAAGCAGCTTATGCCAAGACTCAGAACCGTCGTGTTGTTAACGAAATATTGAGACACGGCAAGCATATCAAAACTGAAAACGTTTCAGTACGCGGCTGGCAGAAAAGATACGGTAAAGCCATCTCTGCCAAGTCACCAGGTTTTGTACAGTCCGAACTGCTCCGTAAAGCTGAGAATGCTGGCGGTACAGTTATCAAGTTTTCTACTCAAAAGACCGCACTAAGTCAAACTCATTTAGACGGGACGCGCATCAAAAAAGCTCTGTCTCAACGAGTTCATCGGGATGTAACGGGTATTTCTGATCATCATCGTGATTTGTTTAGTGCATTTTTGAGTAGATATGTAAGTCAAGACGCGCTGATATTGCAAGACGCTCAAGACGAGTATCTGGGGGCGGCAGCTTTTGGGGGGAAGCTTCCCCCCAAAACGTGCCTTTTGGAACCAATCCTGTTGGAGGCATATCAGCAACGAATAACCCGCGAGCAAGTAAGCAAGTCTGAAAGCACGCAGATTGACTCTCCGTCAGAGCGGGTTTCCAATGAGCCACTAACCACTAGCCAGGTAGTCAATAAGGACGAGAAGCTAGATGGGGATGTGGCGTGA